ATGTACGGGCTCGATGGTTTCCTAGTGGACCAGGAAAGATCGCCATCCAGGAAAAACACGGAATGCCCTGAGAGGTCAATGGCATATTCAAGACAGCGAATGCCAGTCGCAAAATCCAAGAATTCGCAACAATCCGTCGGCTCCCAAACGAGACTCCGTGACGGACGTGTGACCATGGAGGGAGGTGGGAGAGAAGGGGGCGTCACGAATCGACAAACGCATTGCGAATCCACAGGTCATCGACGTCTATGTCGCCGCGCTCCAGCACCTGAGCGCCCTGCGTACGCCTTTCCTACCCGCGGCACGAAAAAGAGCCCATCCCATGGCTGAACGAAGCGTCCTCATCTGCGGAGCCAGCATCGCCGGTCCGGCTCTGGCGTTCTGGTTGAAGCGCCACGGTTTTCGCCCGGTCATCGTCGAGCGGGCCCCGGAGCTGCGCACCGGGGGACAGTCGGTGGACGTGCGCGGCGCGGGGCAGGAGGTCGTGCGCCGGATGAACCTCGAGCAGGCGATCCGCGCCCGGACGACCCATGAGGCAGGCATCGCCTTCGTGGACTCGGAGGGGCGGGAGAAGGCGCGCATCAGCACCGAGGCGCTGGACGGCAAGGGGCCGACAGCCGAGCTGGAGATCCTGCGCGGCGAGCTCGCCCGCGTCCTCTACGACGCCACACGGGAGGACACCGAGTACCTGTTCGGCGATCGGGTGGCCTCCCTCACCGAGACCGGCGACCGGGTCCGGGTGGGCTTCCTCCACGGCCCCGAGCGCGAGTTCGATCTCGTCATCGCCGCGGATGGGATCCGCTCGAAGACGCGGGAGCTCGTGTTCGGGGACGAGGCGAGGATCCGCTCGCTGGGCCTCTACATCGCCTACTTCACGATTCCCCGGGAGCCGTCGGATGACACCTGGGCGCGGTGGTACAACGCTCCGGGTTGCCGCGGCCTGGTCTTGCGGCCGGACAACGTCGGCACGACCCGGGCCTTGCTGACGTTCCTCAGTCCGCCCCGCGGCTATGAGCGGCTCGGACAGGACGAGCAGAAGGACGTGCTCCGGCGGGTGTTCGCCGATGCCGGATGGCAGGTGCCCCGGGCCCTGGCGGGGCTGACCGGGACACAGGACTTCTACTTCGAGGCGATCGGCCAGGTGCGCATGCCCCGTTGGTCGCGAGGGCGGGTGGCGCTGGTGGGCGATGCCGCCTATTGCGCCTCGCCCATCAGCGGCATGGGGACGAGCCTGGCGCTGGTCGGCGCCTACATCCTCGCGGGAGAGCTCTCCCGGCATGAGAGCCATGCCGAGGCGTTCGCGGCCTACGAGCGCCTGATGCGCCCCTACGTCGCGCGGGCCCAGGATGTCCCCTCGGTGGCACCGAGGCTCGCCAATCCAAGGACCCGGGCTGGCATCGCCCTCGGCCACACCGTGCTGCGCCTCGCCACCGCGCCTGGGGTGCGCCAGCTCCTCGGCCGGCTGCTGACGCCCCCCGCCGAGATCATCTCCCTGCCGGACTACGGCGTGTCCTGATGGGCTAGACCTCCTCGTCAGGCAACAGCGTGCGCAGTCGCTCATCGTCAGGCCCGAGCGGACGCCAACCGGGTGGCGGCGGAGCGGCGAGAAGCGCTGCCATGGCTTGCCTGACACGCTCCTCATGAGTTGATGGGGTGAAGGCACTCCACGATCCCAGGGCCATGGCAACCTCCAAACGGGCTTCTTCGTCCAGCACGGCTGGCCAGCCGTTGGGGAAACTCTCCCAGAGTTCTCGCACGAGCTGCCCCCGTACCAGACGGGTGAGCCGGTTGCTCTGCTCCGCTTCGGCGACCAAGCCGCTGAACACCTGCACGGCGTTGACGTCGTCTCCGCCAAGCTCCTTCCCCGACGGGAAGAACCACCCTGGAGGACCTGCGCTCGAACTTGACTCGACAGGTCAAATCCGGTTCGCTGGGCACTGAGTTGAGAGGGAACCACGTGGCGAACGAGACGAGCGGGAAGGGTGGAGGCAGGGGGCCATTCGAGCGAGGCGGTGCCTACGACGAGGTGGGTCCCGAGCTGGGTCGCCTCCACGAGGCCTGGGATGTGGAGACGGGCAAGGCAGTCCTGCAATTGCTGCCCACCGAGCGCGTGGACTGGCGGCCCGAGGGGCCTTGGCGGGTGAGTCTGCTGTGCGAGCCGGAGCCGGTCTCGGTGACCGTGCGGGTGGAGGAGGCGCCCGCGTCGATGCCCGTGTCGGAGCTGGCGGATCTCCTCGTGCTCACGAGTGCCGCGGTGACGCGCGTGGAGGGCAGTGCCCGGCTCCGGGCCCACCTCGCCTCGGGGCAGACGGCTCCACACCCCGCCAGAGGCCAGCGCGCGGGGCACGCCTCGGCGCGCTGGACGGGGCTCCTGCTCGGTCTGGGCGTCTGGCTGCTGGCGAGTCTCGCCGACAGGCCGGCACTTCACGTCCGGGATGTGGTCATGGAGACCGCCTCACGAGAGGAGACTCAGTCCCTCGTCGACCTGGCGGCGTCGGGACTGACGGCCCCCGCCTATCCCATGCCCAAGAAGCCCTTCCTCAATCAGATGGAGGCTCCCTGCCCGCGCAAGAAGGTCGTCGTGGAGATCAACGGTGGGTGCTGGGTGGAGATCGCTCAAAAACCTCCGTGCGACAACACGGATCAGGCCGAGTACCAGGGCAAGTGCTACATGCCGGTGGCCAAACCCAAGAAGTTGCCACAATCCGTCGAGCCCTGAACGAGGCTCGTTCAGTAGGGCGGCTTGTTCCCAAACAGCTCCTTGGCACGCGTGATGGCCGACATGGCGTTGGGCCAGCCGACGTAGAAGGCCAGGTGGGTGATGAGTTCGACGATCTCCTCCTGCGTCACGCCGTTCTCGATGGCGCGCGGGAAGTGGAAGCTCATCTGTTCCGTCTTGCCGGTCGCCACGAGCGCCGCGCAGGTAACCAGGCTGCGGTCGCGCTTGGACAACTGCGGCCGTTCCCAGACGTCTCCGAAGAGCACGTCATCGGTCAGCTCGACGAGCTTTGGCGCGAAGTCGCCGATGGCTTTCTGTGCGGCGGTGGTGGGCCTGGTGGTGCTCATGGTGCGTTCTCCTTTCAGGGCTGCGCGCCGTACTGCGCGTCGGTGACCTTCTCCATCCATTCGACGACCTTGCCATCGAGGGCCTCCTGGATGGCAAGGTGGGTCATGGCGGTGGTCGGGGATGCGCCGTGCCAGTGCTTCTGACCGGGCGGAATCCTCACCACGTCGCCTGGACGGATCTCCTCGACGGCGCCGCCCCAGAGCTGCACGCGGCCGGCGCCGGACGTCACGATGAGCGTCTGCCCGAGCGGGTGGGTGTGCCATGCCGTGCGGGCGCCCGGCTCGAACGTGACGGAGGCGCCCGAGGTGCGCGCGGGGGCGTTCGCCGAGAAGAGGGGATCGACGCGCACGGTGCCCGTGAAGTTCTCGGCGGGCCCCTTGGCGGAGGGTTGCGAGCCACTGCGCGCGATGCTCAGCGCCGGAGCCCCTCCGCGCGAGGCGGCCGGGGCGGTGCCCGCGTCGGGGAGGGCGCCTTTCGGGCTGGCCTGGGCAATGGTCATACCGAGCAGCGGGAGCGAGAAGAGTGTCGCGGTGAGGAGTTTCATGTTCATTCTCCGGTTGGGTTGTGAAGTGCCTGCATCACAGACCGGTCATTCGCTCCAGCCGTTCCGGATACCGGGCCCCCTGCACCGTGATCTTCGAGGCGGCGCTCTCGAGCTCACGGAGATCCTCGGGCGTCAGTTCGAGCGCGGCGGCTCCATTGTTCTCGTCCAGGCGGTGGAGCTTCGTGGTGCCTGGGATGGGGACGATCCACGGCTTCTGGGCGAGCAGCCAGGCCAGCGCGATTTGAGCAGGCGTCGCCTTCTTCCTCTTCCCAATCTCGCCAAGCAGCTCGACCAGGGCGTGGTTCGCCTTCATGGCCTCCGGCGTGAAGCGAGGAATCATGCTGCGGATGTCGGAACTGACGAAGGTGCTGCTTTCGCCGATCTTGCCCGTGAGGAAGCCCTTGCCCAGGGGGCTGAAGGGAACGAAGCCGATCCCGAGCTCCTCGAGGGTCGGCAGCACTTCCGCCTCGGGGCCTCTCGTCCACAGCGAGTATTCACTCTGGAGCGCGGTGACCGGCTGGACCGCGTGGGCGCGACGGATCGTCTTCGCTCCTGCTTCGGACAGGCCGAAGTGCTTCACCTTGCCCTCGCGAATCAGGTCCTTCACCGTCCCCGCCACGTCTTCGATCGGCACGTTCGGGTCGACCCGGTGCTGATAGAACAGGTCGATGGTCTCGACCTTGAGCCGCTTGAGCGAGCCCTCGGCGGCCTGTCTGATGCGCTCTGGCCGGCTGTCCAGACCGCCACGATTCACCCCTGTCTCCAGGTCGATGTCCCAGCCGAACTTGGTGGCGATCACCACCTTCCCGCGGAAGGGAGCGAGGGACTCGCCCACGAGCTCTTCGTTCTTGAGCGGACCGTAGACTTCGGCGGTGTCGAAGAAGGTGACGCCGCGCTCGACGGCCGTTCGAATCAGGGAGATCATCTCCTGCTTGTCCCCAGCAGGACCGTAGCCACCGCTCATTCCCATGCAGCCGAGCCCGATGGCCGAGACTTCCAGGTTGCTGTTTCCGAGTTTGCGCTTCTGCATTGTTCTTCCTCTGTCCATTTGTCTCGAGATGGAGACGCCCAGGAGTCCCTCAGCGGTCGATTTGCGCCATCTGCTGCGGGCTGTAGCGCGGGCCCGCGGTGGCGCCGGGCGGGATGGCCGCGTCGAGCTCCGCGGCCTCGGCCGCGGTGAGCACCAGCTCCGCCGCGGCCACGGTCTCCTCCAGGTACTTGCGGCGCAAAGGTAGTCACGGGCTCCGCGCCCGGGTGGAGGAGGGTGCTGGGGGTCGTGGC
This genomic interval from Cystobacter ferrugineus contains the following:
- a CDS encoding FAD-dependent monooxygenase; the encoded protein is MAERSVLICGASIAGPALAFWLKRHGFRPVIVERAPELRTGGQSVDVRGAGQEVVRRMNLEQAIRARTTHEAGIAFVDSEGREKARISTEALDGKGPTAELEILRGELARVLYDATREDTEYLFGDRVASLTETGDRVRVGFLHGPEREFDLVIAADGIRSKTRELVFGDEARIRSLGLYIAYFTIPREPSDDTWARWYNAPGCRGLVLRPDNVGTTRALLTFLSPPRGYERLGQDEQKDVLRRVFADAGWQVPRALAGLTGTQDFYFEAIGQVRMPRWSRGRVALVGDAAYCASPISGMGTSLALVGAYILAGELSRHESHAEAFAAYERLMRPYVARAQDVPSVAPRLANPRTRAGIALGHTVLRLATAPGVRQLLGRLLTPPAEIISLPDYGVS
- a CDS encoding carboxymuconolactone decarboxylase family protein, with protein sequence MSTTRPTTAAQKAIGDFAPKLVELTDDVLFGDVWERPQLSKRDRSLVTCAALVATGKTEQMSFHFPRAIENGVTQEEIVELITHLAFYVGWPNAMSAITRAKELFGNKPPY
- a CDS encoding (R)-mandelonitrile lyase, translated to MKLLTATLFSLPLLGMTIAQASPKGALPDAGTAPAASRGGAPALSIARSGSQPSAKGPAENFTGTVRVDPLFSANAPARTSGASVTFEPGARTAWHTHPLGQTLIVTSGAGRVQLWGGAVEEIRPGDVVRIPPGQKHWHGASPTTAMTHLAIQEALDGKVVEWMEKVTDAQYGAQP
- a CDS encoding aldo/keto reductase, with product MQKRKLGNSNLEVSAIGLGCMGMSGGYGPAGDKQEMISLIRTAVERGVTFFDTAEVYGPLKNEELVGESLAPFRGKVVIATKFGWDIDLETGVNRGGLDSRPERIRQAAEGSLKRLKVETIDLFYQHRVDPNVPIEDVAGTVKDLIREGKVKHFGLSEAGAKTIRRAHAVQPVTALQSEYSLWTRGPEAEVLPTLEELGIGFVPFSPLGKGFLTGKIGESSTFVSSDIRSMIPRFTPEAMKANHALVELLGEIGKRKKATPAQIALAWLLAQKPWIVPIPGTTKLHRLDENNGAAALELTPEDLRELESAASKITVQGARYPERLERMTGL